The following coding sequences lie in one Leptospira mtsangambouensis genomic window:
- a CDS encoding GNAT family N-acetyltransferase, translating into MVETLDPNSKLSMDQLWEEIQIRYGFQAPNPMDFQDFLPPLGRFFLAEHSITGEVMGSAAYTKFSDAQCELDAVFVFSQFRKNRIANSLLGEVEKQARMDHYSSLILRAGAPQPEALTLYKNFGFKEIPAFGKWITDPTAICFEKKII; encoded by the coding sequence ATGGTCGAAACTCTCGATCCAAACTCTAAGCTTAGTATGGACCAGCTATGGGAAGAAATTCAAATTCGATACGGATTCCAAGCACCGAATCCAATGGACTTCCAAGATTTTTTGCCTCCTCTAGGACGGTTTTTTCTCGCCGAACATTCCATAACGGGTGAAGTTATGGGATCTGCCGCATATACAAAGTTCAGCGATGCACAGTGTGAGTTGGACGCAGTGTTCGTATTTTCCCAGTTTCGAAAAAATAGGATCGCCAATTCATTGTTAGGTGAAGTAGAAAAACAAGCTAGAATGGACCATTATTCTTCCTTGATCTTACGAGCTGGTGCGCCACAACCAGAGGCATTAACTTTATATAAAAACTTTGGATTCAAAGAAATTCCAGCGTTTGGTAAATGGATAACAGATCCCACTGCTATCTGTTTTGAGAAAAAAATAATCTGA
- a CDS encoding YHYH protein yields the protein MFKKTLSLIFALFFAIQCAGDKKETDVTSLALLGLLSSSSSGYTGTCTTTFGAGVPSWIQTSFTCVTVSVSGSNYVFKFNSLPTYKSIYWGSSSAGYESSMYVNSGQANAANPNLIKSQNYTLTVPADNTNTSAPSSGFGMIGVSTNGIAIYNDQAAPGDSLSTEYYTFDSSQGHPTNTGSYHYHVEPPKISNNDSKLVGIAQDGYLIFGKKHDATTAGLTTGFTLGGPNSSTKCTDAGSSTAVPTTWAGANNYNTLKTGGSARHYHVNSGSEVNGILLSGKLIGSGGSAN from the coding sequence ATGTTTAAAAAAACACTCTCACTTATCTTCGCTCTCTTCTTTGCAATTCAATGTGCTGGAGACAAAAAAGAAACAGATGTAACTTCCTTAGCTTTACTTGGTCTGCTTAGCAGTTCTTCCTCAGGATATACTGGAACTTGTACAACAACCTTCGGTGCCGGAGTTCCTTCTTGGATCCAAACAAGTTTTACTTGTGTGACTGTGTCTGTCAGTGGATCTAATTATGTTTTTAAATTTAACTCACTGCCAACTTACAAAAGTATTTATTGGGGTTCCTCTAGTGCAGGGTATGAATCTTCTATGTATGTGAATTCGGGTCAGGCAAATGCCGCTAACCCCAATTTGATTAAATCGCAAAACTATACTTTGACAGTTCCAGCTGATAATACAAATACTTCTGCTCCTTCCTCCGGATTTGGAATGATCGGAGTTTCAACTAATGGAATTGCTATTTATAATGACCAAGCCGCACCCGGTGATTCTTTATCAACTGAGTACTATACATTCGATTCTTCGCAAGGACACCCAACGAATACGGGATCTTATCATTACCACGTGGAACCTCCAAAAATTTCCAATAACGATAGCAAACTTGTGGGAATAGCACAAGACGGGTATTTGATTTTTGGAAAAAAACATGATGCTACAACGGCAGGTCTGACCACAGGGTTTACGTTAGGTGGACCAAATAGTAGCACAAAATGTACGGATGCCGGTTCCAGTACTGCTGTGCCAACCACTTGGGCTGGTGCAAACAATTACAATACTTTAAAAACAGGTGGGTCAGCTCGTCATTACCATGTGAATAGTGGTTCCGAAGTAAACGGAATTCTACTTTCTGGAAAACTCATTGGCTCCGGTGGATCAGCAAACTAA
- a CDS encoding SDR family NAD(P)-dependent oxidoreductase — translation MKASKERIALVTGANRGIGKQVSIDLAKQGIYVLIGARNPGEAEDTLAAVKAVGKGEILSLDVSKEQSISEALDTITGSFGKLDILVNNAGIFADPGSFFDTSSEDLHRTLLVNLYGPLRMIQVFLPMMIQNNFGRIVNVSSGMGQLSDMGGGYPAYRISKTAINALTNVASFEAVGKNIKINSVCPGWVKTDMGGASATRPVEKGAETIVWAATLPDNGPTGKFFRDQKEISW, via the coding sequence ATGAAAGCATCCAAGGAACGCATCGCACTGGTCACTGGGGCCAACCGAGGGATAGGGAAACAAGTCTCCATCGATCTTGCAAAACAAGGAATCTATGTTCTCATCGGTGCAAGAAATCCTGGGGAAGCAGAAGACACACTCGCAGCAGTCAAAGCAGTCGGCAAAGGGGAAATTCTGTCCCTTGATGTTTCCAAAGAACAAAGTATCAGTGAGGCCCTTGACACCATCACAGGAAGTTTCGGTAAATTGGATATCCTTGTGAACAATGCAGGGATTTTTGCTGACCCAGGTTCTTTCTTTGATACCTCAAGCGAAGACTTACATAGAACCCTACTTGTGAATCTTTATGGTCCGTTACGTATGATTCAGGTATTCCTACCAATGATGATCCAAAACAATTTTGGTCGTATTGTGAATGTTAGCTCAGGAATGGGACAACTCTCCGATATGGGAGGTGGGTATCCCGCTTACCGGATTTCCAAAACTGCCATCAATGCCCTCACCAATGTGGCAAGTTTTGAAGCTGTGGGTAAAAATATTAAAATCAATTCAGTTTGTCCTGGTTGGGTAAAAACCGATATGGGTGGTGCCAGTGCCACAAGGCCTGTGGAAAAAGGGGCAGAGACTATCGTTTGGGCAGCAACCTTGCCAGATAATGGGCCTACAGGAAAATTCTTTCGGGATCAAAAAGAGATTAGTTGGTAG
- a CDS encoding alpha/beta hydrolase, with protein MPRVFLSLQESKYTVKFSICMAKSCSLFHNLRQLSAVLLITVSFVLVSCAGRPKYEPKANLSYANFEVYFQEKLAESKRKNHRPGNEERYISFGKKTPLAFLYIHGFGASRAEGEEVMEKLAKKFKANTYLLRLPGHGTNKEDQRDQNFNNYLDASREALYMMQSQGDRVVVFGSSMGGLLATWLASEYPEEVDGLVLANPFYAPVDGSLNILNYPGGLTFIHLLKGKVRSSSHNNNPKVLPERNNFWYPEQYFSALVGVNDLKNYAAVPAVFRKVTSPALLLYYYKNEKEQDPTASVPKMLEGYTNFGLDKTPNPLNRKVVVENGMHVLMSKWVITDKAFIEAQTEKWLTELSKSK; from the coding sequence GTGCCAAGGGTTTTTCTCTCTTTACAAGAAAGCAAATACACTGTAAAATTTTCCATTTGTATGGCTAAATCGTGTTCTTTATTCCACAACCTCCGACAGCTGTCTGCTGTTCTCCTCATCACCGTTTCTTTTGTCCTAGTTTCCTGTGCGGGTCGTCCCAAATACGAACCGAAGGCAAACTTGAGTTATGCGAACTTTGAAGTTTACTTCCAAGAGAAGTTAGCCGAGAGTAAACGTAAAAACCATAGACCAGGAAATGAAGAACGTTATATCAGTTTTGGTAAAAAAACGCCCTTAGCATTTTTATACATTCATGGGTTTGGTGCTTCTCGTGCAGAAGGAGAAGAGGTGATGGAAAAATTGGCCAAAAAATTTAAAGCCAATACTTACCTACTTCGTCTTCCGGGGCACGGAACCAACAAAGAAGACCAAAGAGACCAAAACTTTAATAACTATTTAGATGCATCTCGTGAAGCTTTATATATGATGCAGTCACAAGGAGATCGAGTGGTTGTGTTTGGAAGTTCGATGGGAGGACTCCTTGCCACTTGGCTTGCTTCCGAATACCCTGAAGAAGTGGATGGACTTGTATTAGCAAATCCATTCTATGCACCTGTGGATGGAAGTCTGAATATACTCAACTATCCCGGTGGACTTACCTTCATTCATTTGCTCAAAGGAAAAGTTAGATCCTCTTCCCACAATAACAATCCTAAGGTGTTACCAGAACGAAATAACTTTTGGTATCCAGAACAATACTTTTCGGCTCTTGTAGGTGTGAATGATTTAAAAAACTATGCTGCGGTTCCTGCTGTGTTTCGCAAAGTAACATCTCCCGCATTACTCTTGTACTACTATAAAAATGAAAAAGAACAAGACCCAACTGCCAGTGTTCCTAAAATGTTAGAAGGTTATACCAATTTTGGATTAGATAAAACTCCGAATCCACTCAACCGAAAGGTGGTCGTGGAAAATGGAATGCATGTTCTGATGTCGAAATGGGTGATCACAGACAAAGCTTTTATTGAGGCCCAAACCGAAAAATGGCTCACAGAACTTTCTAAGTCGAAGTAA
- a CDS encoding acyl-CoA dehydrogenase family protein yields the protein MYSQFTEQQLEIRDLVRNFVKKEIPHEVALHWDEKNQHPTELINKMRSELGINGLVIPEEYGGWGLGAIEQCLAIEELSRGCLGIALGFAYTGLGILPILKGATHEQKLKWLPEIADGKFGVSFCLSEPGAGSDVPGMTTRAEKKGDKWIINGAKQWITGASDAQAFTVFAYTDKNRGTRGVSCFYVPRNAKGLTVGKKEDKLGIRASSTHQVIFEDCEVGEDALVGKENLGFVYALQTLNASRPFVAVMGVGVAQAALDHAARYAREREQFGVKIGTFQAVQHMLADMSIKVETAREITYKAARLSDANDPNLPKYSAIAKAYASECAVQCATDAVQIFGGYGYTKEYPVEKLMRDSKILTIFEGTTQIQKNEIAAYVIKEAASKKD from the coding sequence ATGTATAGCCAATTCACAGAGCAACAACTTGAAATCAGAGATTTAGTTCGTAACTTCGTTAAAAAAGAAATCCCGCATGAAGTCGCATTGCACTGGGATGAGAAAAACCAACACCCAACAGAACTCATCAATAAAATGCGTTCGGAACTTGGAATTAACGGTCTTGTCATTCCAGAAGAATACGGTGGATGGGGACTTGGTGCGATCGAGCAGTGTTTAGCCATCGAGGAACTTTCTCGTGGATGCCTTGGAATCGCATTAGGATTTGCTTACACTGGTCTTGGAATCCTTCCAATTCTAAAAGGTGCGACTCACGAACAAAAATTAAAATGGCTTCCAGAAATTGCCGACGGAAAGTTCGGAGTTTCTTTCTGTTTGTCTGAGCCTGGTGCTGGTTCTGACGTTCCTGGTATGACCACTCGCGCTGAGAAAAAAGGCGACAAATGGATCATCAACGGTGCAAAACAATGGATCACTGGTGCATCTGATGCCCAAGCCTTTACTGTATTTGCTTATACTGATAAAAACCGCGGAACACGTGGTGTTTCTTGTTTCTACGTTCCACGTAATGCAAAAGGTTTAACTGTTGGTAAAAAAGAAGATAAACTCGGAATTAGAGCATCTTCCACTCACCAAGTGATCTTTGAAGATTGTGAAGTAGGTGAAGACGCACTCGTAGGAAAAGAAAACCTCGGTTTCGTTTACGCTCTTCAAACATTGAATGCTTCTCGTCCGTTCGTAGCGGTAATGGGTGTGGGTGTAGCGCAAGCAGCACTTGACCATGCAGCTCGTTACGCTCGTGAGAGAGAACAGTTCGGAGTTAAAATCGGAACTTTCCAAGCAGTGCAACACATGTTAGCTGATATGTCTATCAAAGTAGAAACTGCAAGAGAAATCACTTACAAAGCAGCTCGTCTTTCTGATGCAAACGATCCTAACCTTCCAAAATACTCTGCGATTGCAAAAGCATACGCTTCTGAATGTGCGGTTCAGTGTGCTACTGACGCAGTTCAAATTTTTGGTGGATACGGATACACGAAAGAGTATCCAGTTGAGAAGTTAATGAGAGATTCAAAAATCCTCACGATCTTCGAAGGAACGACTCAAATCCAAAAGAACGAAATTGCAGCTTACGTAATCAAAGAAGCAGCTTCGAAAAAAGACTAA
- a CDS encoding toxin-antitoxin system YwqK family antitoxin, with protein MELVKRRQIFLYLVLLTSFVHCGEVVMDNDPDLSLGLESTYYYKGQKFSGKMKSIHPNGTIRMTSFEDGLEDGPTVDIYANGQLGAEYFYKQGKRIGTHRGWYENGKARFQFSYENDLAEGDHWEWHEDGTVYRFAKFKNGTNIGTKVWRKDGKIYSNYSYTPERLYGVIGSKLCFKLKGDETNKKTVINP; from the coding sequence ATGGAACTTGTAAAACGAAGGCAAATTTTCCTTTATTTGGTTCTTCTCACCTCTTTTGTACATTGCGGAGAGGTGGTGATGGATAATGATCCAGACTTGAGTCTTGGATTGGAAAGTACCTATTACTATAAGGGCCAAAAATTTTCTGGAAAAATGAAATCAATCCATCCAAACGGTACCATTCGTATGACATCTTTTGAGGACGGCCTGGAAGATGGACCAACCGTTGATATCTATGCAAACGGTCAATTGGGTGCAGAGTATTTTTACAAACAAGGGAAACGCATTGGCACTCATCGAGGTTGGTATGAAAACGGCAAAGCCAGATTCCAGTTTTCATATGAAAATGATTTAGCGGAAGGTGACCATTGGGAATGGCACGAAGACGGAACTGTTTATCGGTTTGCCAAATTTAAAAATGGAACCAACATTGGAACAAAAGTTTGGCGAAAAGACGGTAAAATATATTCCAATTATTCATATACTCCTGAGCGGTTGTATGGAGTGATTGGCTCCAAACTTTGTTTTAAACTCAAAGGTGATGAGACAAATAAAAAAACAGTTATCAATCCATGA
- a CDS encoding NADH:flavin oxidoreductase/NADH oxidase family protein: MNSNSFLFSPFPLPNGISLPNRLVKAAMEENLSNPQLEPDKALWNLYETWAHGGVGTMITGNVMVDHRAMTGPGGVVLEEGSRLEGFRQWSSKAKAAGGKIIMQINHPGRQVLAKLGGEVWAPSAIAVDIGKLSKLLGKPRAMTKTEIEETIQRFAKTSLLAEESGFDGVEIHAAHGYLISQFLSPIANQRIDEWGGSLENRSRFLLEVIQAVRKTVKPNFIVAVKLNSSDFQKGGFQFQDAKEVISKIQTLGVDFIELSGGNYEAPAMQGESRDGSTISREAYFLEFASEVAKTATVPILVTGGIRRKQIAESVLDSGVPLVGIATALALNPNLPNDWKTNSHSERHLPDPKWKSKTLKGLANMAMVRYQLNRLSENKKPTVQVSPFIRLLMDQIRLARLTKRYQKWIHNISK, from the coding sequence ATGAATTCCAATTCTTTCCTATTTTCTCCTTTTCCTCTCCCCAATGGTATCTCTTTGCCCAACCGACTTGTGAAAGCAGCAATGGAAGAAAATCTTTCCAACCCCCAATTAGAACCAGACAAAGCACTTTGGAATTTATATGAAACTTGGGCACATGGTGGAGTTGGGACAATGATCACGGGAAACGTAATGGTAGACCATAGAGCCATGACTGGGCCAGGCGGTGTGGTTTTAGAAGAGGGGTCCCGATTAGAAGGATTTCGCCAATGGTCATCAAAAGCAAAAGCGGCAGGTGGAAAGATCATCATGCAGATCAACCATCCTGGTAGACAAGTATTGGCTAAGTTAGGTGGGGAAGTTTGGGCACCTTCTGCGATAGCAGTGGATATTGGAAAACTTTCTAAACTTTTGGGAAAACCAAGAGCGATGACAAAAACAGAAATCGAAGAAACCATTCAAAGGTTTGCCAAGACTTCTTTATTGGCCGAGGAATCTGGTTTCGATGGAGTGGAAATTCATGCGGCTCATGGATATTTGATCAGTCAATTTTTATCACCCATAGCCAACCAAAGAATAGACGAGTGGGGTGGTAGTTTAGAAAATCGATCGCGATTTTTGTTAGAGGTGATCCAAGCTGTTCGTAAAACAGTAAAACCAAATTTCATTGTTGCTGTTAAATTAAATTCTTCTGATTTTCAAAAAGGCGGGTTTCAGTTTCAGGATGCAAAAGAAGTAATATCCAAAATACAAACGTTAGGTGTCGATTTTATTGAATTGTCTGGCGGAAATTATGAAGCCCCGGCCATGCAAGGTGAATCCCGGGATGGATCTACCATTTCTAGAGAGGCATACTTTTTGGAATTTGCCAGTGAGGTAGCAAAAACAGCAACGGTTCCTATTTTAGTTACTGGTGGAATTCGCAGGAAACAAATTGCAGAATCGGTTTTGGATTCGGGTGTTCCACTTGTGGGAATTGCCACGGCACTAGCCCTCAACCCGAATCTTCCCAATGATTGGAAAACAAATTCTCATTCGGAGAGACATTTACCTGATCCAAAATGGAAATCTAAAACTTTAAAAGGTTTGGCCAATATGGCAATGGTTCGTTACCAACTGAATCGATTGTCAGAAAATAAAAAACCAACTGTCCAAGTATCACCTTTCATACGACTTTTGATGGATCAAATTCGTTTGGCACGATTGACAAAAAGATACCAAAAATGGATTCATAATATCTCCAAGTAA
- a CDS encoding SCO family protein, with protein sequence MSIQLFSCGWFQREDGEKDSKITFFDTPKKDSLPYFRGRDLEAFWVDKGQTPNSARKVDPFVFQNQLSQNIDESHFKGKITIVSFFFARCHGICPNIIRNLKFVQSEITKTQNIQIVSYSVTPDLDTPPELKKFAEEKGIYSKYWNLLTGDREKIFEIARNTFQADTNTTNKNPTRDFVHSEQIFLIDPNLNFRGVYNGNRGESIKTMLDDIKLLVGEFGENH encoded by the coding sequence ATGAGCATACAGTTATTCTCCTGTGGTTGGTTCCAACGCGAAGATGGAGAAAAAGATTCTAAAATAACTTTTTTTGATACGCCTAAAAAAGATTCACTACCTTATTTTCGTGGTCGCGATTTAGAAGCATTTTGGGTGGATAAAGGCCAAACACCAAATTCTGCAAGAAAGGTTGATCCTTTTGTATTTCAAAACCAACTCAGCCAAAATATAGACGAATCACATTTTAAAGGTAAAATAACAATAGTGTCATTTTTCTTTGCTAGGTGCCATGGGATTTGCCCAAATATCATCCGAAATTTGAAATTTGTTCAATCGGAGATTACCAAAACACAAAACATTCAGATTGTTTCTTATTCTGTTACTCCTGATTTGGATACTCCGCCTGAATTAAAAAAATTTGCAGAGGAAAAAGGAATTTATTCAAAGTATTGGAATTTGTTAACTGGAGATAGAGAAAAAATCTTCGAAATTGCTCGTAATACATTCCAAGCGGATACAAATACAACTAACAAAAATCCAACAAGAGACTTCGTTCATTCTGAACAAATTTTTTTGATCGATCCCAATTTAAACTTTCGTGGTGTTTATAACGGAAACCGCGGTGAGTCCATCAAAACCATGCTAGACGATATCAAATTGTTAGTTGGGGAGTTTGGGGAAAATCATTAG
- a CDS encoding PAS domain S-box protein, which translates to MKKKKNDNLIPPSSVKGEGKKQELILRQMETLGKLGHWEVDFIHQTLNWSEGVFHILEMDPSSMPVDLEKGYLFVHPEDRELATQHMKEVLEKGIRYDLECRLVTTTGKVKYVHSLAEVVRNDKNEPEQIVGIFQDITEQREAYQSLLAQELRLSTILQSEPECVKVVSPDGILVEMNPAGLQMIEANCPEDAIGQKVEKLVNPADLKFYQTIHNNALQGIQSSTRFRMIGLKGKERWMESTAAPLENQTGEIISVLSVTRDISDKVKAEEKLIRIKRNQEALINGTSDLIWSLDSNFCLIAANKPFLDVMGFLRGTIAKEGDSVLIMSQGEAFYEKWKGYYEKGLSGESFKTYERFISPITEKEEHREVFFNPIRNAENNITGLACFSKDITDLMAKRMELMASEKRYRALVENGIDVIAILNAEGRAKYVSPSITKVLGYSESDVMHMNLFDFLHPDDVTKIIKRLEDVRHIPIGSSLPSHNFRIKHQDGSWRWVESTITNLIDDESIGGIVDNFHDVTERVFQITAIQTQNEKLKAIAWTQSHVVRNPLARIMGLVDLIKLGTLSREEELRSLDHLLESAKELDYIIQDIVLKSQRVIVP; encoded by the coding sequence GTGAAAAAGAAAAAAAATGACAATCTAATCCCTCCTTCTTCGGTAAAAGGGGAAGGTAAAAAACAAGAACTCATTCTAAGGCAAATGGAAACTCTTGGAAAACTTGGCCATTGGGAAGTGGATTTTATTCACCAAACCTTAAATTGGTCAGAAGGTGTGTTTCATATTTTAGAAATGGATCCTTCTTCTATGCCAGTTGATTTAGAAAAAGGTTATTTATTTGTTCATCCAGAGGACCGGGAACTTGCTACCCAACATATGAAAGAGGTGTTGGAAAAAGGAATCAGATATGATTTGGAATGCAGATTGGTCACAACAACTGGAAAGGTCAAATATGTGCATTCTCTTGCGGAAGTGGTTCGGAATGATAAAAATGAACCTGAACAAATTGTAGGAATTTTTCAAGACATCACCGAACAAAGAGAAGCTTATCAAAGTTTACTCGCACAAGAATTAAGACTCAGCACAATCCTCCAATCGGAACCAGAATGTGTGAAGGTTGTTTCCCCAGATGGAATTCTTGTCGAAATGAATCCTGCCGGTTTACAAATGATCGAAGCAAATTGTCCTGAAGATGCCATCGGACAAAAAGTTGAAAAATTAGTAAACCCTGCAGATTTAAAATTTTATCAAACAATTCATAACAATGCTCTGCAAGGCATTCAATCGAGTACAAGATTTAGAATGATTGGATTAAAAGGAAAAGAACGTTGGATGGAAAGTACGGCCGCACCTTTAGAAAACCAAACAGGTGAAATTATTTCTGTTTTAAGTGTTACAAGAGATATATCCGACAAAGTCAAAGCAGAGGAAAAACTCATTCGTATCAAAAGAAACCAGGAAGCTCTAATCAATGGTACTTCTGATTTGATTTGGTCACTTGACTCTAACTTCTGTTTGATTGCTGCGAATAAACCTTTTTTGGATGTGATGGGGTTCCTTCGTGGGACTATTGCAAAAGAAGGAGATTCCGTTCTCATCATGAGCCAAGGCGAAGCCTTTTATGAAAAGTGGAAGGGTTATTATGAAAAAGGGCTTTCTGGTGAATCCTTCAAAACATACGAAAGATTTATAAGTCCCATCACAGAAAAAGAAGAACACCGAGAGGTTTTTTTTAATCCCATTCGCAATGCAGAAAACAATATCACTGGCCTTGCTTGTTTTTCAAAAGACATCACTGATTTGATGGCCAAACGAATGGAACTAATGGCCAGTGAAAAAAGATACAGGGCCCTCGTAGAAAATGGAATCGATGTGATTGCTATCCTTAACGCAGAAGGTAGAGCAAAATATGTTTCTCCATCTATTACAAAAGTTTTGGGGTATTCGGAATCCGATGTGATGCACATGAACTTATTCGATTTTCTGCATCCAGATGATGTCACAAAAATTATCAAACGATTGGAAGATGTTCGTCACATTCCCATTGGAAGTTCTCTCCCTAGTCACAATTTTAGAATCAAACACCAAGATGGATCATGGAGGTGGGTGGAGTCGACCATTACCAACTTAATCGATGACGAATCCATTGGTGGCATTGTGGATAATTTTCACGATGTGACAGAACGGGTCTTTCAAATCACAGCCATCCAAACCCAAAATGAAAAATTAAAAGCCATCGCCTGGACCCAGTCCCATGTTGTACGAAACCCCTTGGCTCGGATCATGGGCCTTGTTGATTTGATAAAACTGGGCACTTTGTCCAGAGAAGAGGAACTTCGGAGTTTAGATCACTTGTTGGAATCGGCCAAGGAGTTGGATTACATCATTCAAGACATAGTTCTCAAATCTCAAAGAGTCATTGTTCCTTAA
- a CDS encoding sensor domain-containing diguanylate cyclase, translated as MESSSSDSTLERILKLQTELTAAKPDVPYLLDRITLRAKEITGSEGAVFELVEGDDLVYRAASGKAEKQLGLRLPVKGSFSGLSLQSRSTLYCVDSEEDDRVNREACRVVGLRSMIVLPLYFDTEVLGVLKVYSSKVGFYSSNDTYVLNMLSGTMAAVLHNAYRWAEKEKKLQSMAYLASHDTLTGIHNRSAFYDSLRKGLSQITNDGSSLTVALFDLDGLKKINDAYGHAAGDFYIVQFAQKLSRLIQNQDILARLGGDEFGLILIHKESKESILYRLEQTRNMVEVEIQFEMTKLQIKSSIGISFSSDDGNEPETLVAVADSRMYENKRARKKGENS; from the coding sequence ATGGAAAGCTCCTCTTCTGATTCAACATTAGAAAGAATACTCAAACTCCAAACAGAGTTAACAGCTGCTAAACCAGATGTTCCTTATTTATTAGATCGTATCACACTTCGTGCCAAGGAAATTACTGGTTCTGAAGGTGCTGTTTTCGAACTAGTGGAAGGTGATGATTTGGTTTACCGTGCGGCCAGTGGCAAAGCTGAAAAACAACTTGGACTAAGACTACCAGTAAAAGGTAGTTTTTCCGGTCTTAGCCTCCAATCAAGATCCACTTTGTATTGTGTTGATTCCGAAGAGGATGACCGTGTCAATCGTGAGGCATGCCGTGTTGTTGGGCTTCGTTCTATGATTGTTCTTCCTTTATACTTTGACACTGAAGTATTAGGTGTGCTAAAAGTTTATAGTTCTAAAGTTGGTTTTTATTCATCTAATGATACTTATGTGCTAAATATGTTATCTGGCACAATGGCAGCAGTTTTACACAACGCATATCGTTGGGCAGAAAAAGAAAAAAAACTTCAGTCAATGGCATATCTGGCAAGCCATGATACACTCACGGGTATTCACAACCGTTCCGCATTTTATGATAGTTTAAGAAAGGGCCTCTCTCAAATTACAAACGATGGATCCTCTTTAACGGTTGCTTTATTTGATTTGGATGGACTCAAAAAAATAAATGATGCCTACGGGCACGCAGCTGGAGATTTTTATATTGTTCAGTTTGCTCAAAAACTTTCACGTCTTATTCAAAACCAAGATATTTTGGCAAGGCTCGGCGGAGATGAATTCGGTTTGATCCTCATCCATAAGGAATCCAAAGAATCCATTTTATACCGGTTGGAACAGACCAGAAACATGGTGGAAGTAGAAATTCAATTTGAAATGACCAAACTCCAAATCAAATCCAGTATAGGCATTTCCTTTTCTTCCGATGACGGAAATGAACCTGAAACCTTGGTGGCGGTCGCGGATAGTCGTATGTACGAAAACAAACGGGCGCGAAAAAAAGGAGAAAATTCCTAA
- a CDS encoding DUF6962 family protein: protein MVFSTFLSDLILSLVSLAMAYRFVGKSSIPSRSALYGFAIIGISAGLGSIHFLGINTLDSIYRFFVGLSGCVGVPLLGLAFFHFTFRSLSEKTFFLFIAVAFLLYLAFSYLYPLGIYSTVVGGIAMFIILISSLVRFPRKSNAAIMGIIGSVLFIVAGLVIGTKGSTGSILNVDIFHILLAIANYCIAEGIRKLS, encoded by the coding sequence ATGGTTTTCTCAACTTTCCTTTCAGACTTAATTCTTTCCTTAGTGTCATTGGCGATGGCTTACCGATTTGTAGGAAAGTCTTCCATTCCTTCTCGCTCCGCCCTTTATGGATTTGCAATCATTGGAATTTCTGCTGGTCTTGGTTCGATCCATTTTCTAGGGATCAATACACTGGATTCTATCTATCGTTTTTTTGTGGGTTTATCGGGTTGTGTGGGTGTTCCTCTTTTGGGACTCGCCTTTTTTCACTTCACTTTTCGTTCTTTATCGGAAAAAACTTTTTTCCTCTTCATCGCTGTCGCATTTCTTCTTTATTTAGCATTTTCTTATCTCTACCCACTTGGCATTTACTCGACAGTCGTTGGTGGAATTGCTATGTTCATCATTCTTATTAGTTCACTAGTTCGTTTCCCTAGAAAATCAAATGCAGCAATCATGGGAATCATTGGTTCTGTTTTATTTATTGTTGCTGGTCTTGTGATTGGTACGAAAGGATCAACAGGGTCAATCCTGAACGTTGATATTTTTCATATCTTACTTGCGATTGCCAATTATTGTATCGCAGAGGGAATTCGCAAATTAAGCTAG